The Terriglobales bacterium genome includes a region encoding these proteins:
- a CDS encoding response regulator has protein sequence MIVPRILCVDDDPRINELNEIVLGRAGYEVQIALSPSDALERFAADRFDLVITDLFSNASSDAGFIRKLRSLDPKVPVIIVSGQTSPSPEILKQVDAFVQKAYSLNALKDAVREVLTREKLRRIG, from the coding sequence ATGATAGTCCCTCGTATCCTCTGCGTAGACGACGATCCTCGAATCAACGAGTTGAACGAGATTGTGCTTGGGCGTGCCGGATATGAAGTGCAGATCGCACTTTCACCTTCCGACGCCCTGGAACGCTTCGCCGCCGATCGCTTCGACCTGGTCATCACTGACCTGTTCTCCAACGCATCGAGCGATGCGGGCTTCATCCGTAAGCTGCGCAGCCTGGATCCCAAAGTTCCAGTGATCATAGTCAGCGGACAAACCAGTCCTTCCCCAGAAATCCTCAAGCAAGTCGATGCCTTCGTGCAAAAGGCCTATTCTCTGAATGCGCTGAAAGACGCAGTCCGCGAAGTCCTGACGCGGGAGAAGCTGCGCCGCATCGGGTAA
- a CDS encoding DUF72 domain-containing protein, which yields MSASQQILIGTAGFSYKDWEGIVYPAGLKKRQHPLQFLAQYLDCCEINTSFYGHIQPKTGKQWCEFVADVNPRFEFTAKLFRSFTHAPGAVLQSTSAATINPIAEDEANAKAGLDSIASRGKLGALLIQFPISFKNTDENREYLQSLITRFREYPLVVEVRHATWDNPEILAQFAAEKIAFCNIDQPLLGRSVRGTEHATSNIGYVRLHGRNYKEWFQSDNRDDRYNYLYTPKQLEPWKEKIERLGEKVEKTFAVTNNHYKGKAAVNALELKKMLKREKVKAPSTLIEHYPELRDFAEPG from the coding sequence GTGAGCGCCAGCCAACAGATTCTGATAGGAACGGCTGGGTTTTCTTACAAGGATTGGGAGGGGATCGTCTATCCAGCCGGGCTCAAGAAACGGCAGCATCCTTTGCAGTTCCTGGCGCAGTACCTCGATTGTTGCGAGATCAATACATCTTTCTACGGACACATTCAGCCCAAAACGGGAAAGCAATGGTGCGAGTTTGTGGCCGACGTGAATCCGCGCTTCGAATTTACTGCCAAGCTGTTTCGCAGCTTTACGCACGCGCCTGGAGCGGTTTTGCAGTCGACTTCCGCGGCTACGATTAACCCCATTGCCGAGGACGAGGCGAATGCAAAAGCCGGTCTTGATTCGATTGCGTCGCGAGGGAAATTGGGAGCGCTGCTGATTCAGTTTCCCATCTCGTTTAAGAATACTGATGAGAATCGCGAGTACCTGCAAAGCTTGATCACGCGCTTCAGAGAATATCCGCTGGTCGTCGAGGTGCGGCACGCGACCTGGGACAATCCTGAGATCCTCGCGCAATTCGCGGCCGAGAAGATTGCGTTCTGCAATATCGATCAGCCGCTCTTGGGTCGATCGGTGCGTGGGACCGAGCACGCAACGTCAAACATCGGCTATGTTCGCCTGCATGGGCGCAACTACAAGGAGTGGTTCCAGTCTGACAATCGCGACGACCGCTACAACTATCTCTACACTCCCAAACAGCTGGAGCCATGGAAGGAGAAGATCGAGCGCTTGGGAGAGAAGGTCGAGAAGACGTTTGCAGTGACGAACAATCACTACAAGGGAAAAGCTGCGGTGAACGCGCTGGAGTTGAAGAAGATGCTGAAACGGGAAAAGGTGAAGGCGCCGAGTACGCTGATCGAGCACTATCCGGAGCTGCGCGATTTCGCGGAGCCGGGATAA
- a CDS encoding DUF4382 domain-containing protein: MRPKSWMAGLIAALMLTTGAIIVGCGSNRPSNQAAQAASTTVTVSDPATCGSMTGGPFSHVYVTITDVLVNSSATAGDNDSSWLDVTPALKGSPQQVDLLGQANNQCFLATLGSTTQLQPGSYQQIRIVLGANNVAISGDKCNGVANCVVLSSDNSVHPLLLSSEAQTGLKVPSGQIASGKFTVAAGQTKDLNIDFDTCASIVTQGNGQYRLKPVLHAGEVSTTSASLNGKLVDKVTGQPIVGGKAIVALEQKDSAGIDRVVMQSTPDASGAFVFCPVPAGNYDVVAVAVDGANVEYAATITTGVSPGTAIGNVQMFATTGTSTGPGSITGTITSANSVPAGTIADLTISALQQVTTAGGPLTVTIPLAQQSSATATATTQAGATCATKTDCASYTLSVPGVNPSLAAFSSSGTNYTAGASGAASYTVEAQAFVPQSGGTQDCTPPVQMTAVVSVTPGQPVQAATVTFTGCQ, translated from the coding sequence ATGCGTCCGAAATCATGGATGGCTGGCTTAATCGCCGCGCTGATGTTAACTACAGGAGCAATAATCGTTGGGTGTGGCAGCAATAGACCCAGCAATCAAGCCGCTCAGGCGGCGAGTACAACGGTTACCGTGAGCGATCCGGCAACCTGCGGATCGATGACAGGCGGCCCTTTCAGTCACGTTTATGTCACGATCACCGATGTGCTGGTCAATAGCAGTGCAACTGCTGGAGACAACGATTCTTCCTGGCTGGACGTAACACCCGCTCTCAAAGGCAGCCCGCAGCAGGTTGATCTACTTGGCCAAGCAAACAATCAATGTTTTCTCGCGACCCTCGGATCTACTACACAGTTGCAGCCGGGGAGCTATCAGCAGATCAGAATCGTGCTTGGCGCCAACAATGTGGCGATTAGCGGCGACAAGTGCAATGGAGTCGCCAACTGCGTGGTTTTGTCCTCAGATAACAGCGTTCATCCGCTCCTACTCTCGAGCGAAGCACAGACCGGCCTGAAGGTCCCTTCCGGCCAAATCGCGAGCGGCAAGTTCACTGTGGCTGCCGGACAGACGAAAGATTTGAATATCGATTTCGACACCTGCGCCTCGATCGTGACGCAAGGCAACGGACAATATCGTCTGAAGCCTGTGTTACACGCGGGAGAAGTTTCGACAACGTCAGCCTCGCTTAACGGCAAGCTCGTCGACAAGGTGACGGGCCAGCCGATCGTCGGTGGTAAAGCGATCGTCGCGCTGGAGCAGAAGGATTCGGCTGGAATCGATCGGGTAGTAATGCAGAGCACTCCAGACGCGAGTGGCGCATTCGTCTTCTGTCCAGTTCCTGCCGGCAACTACGACGTAGTTGCAGTTGCCGTAGATGGAGCCAATGTAGAGTATGCCGCGACTATCACGACCGGAGTTAGTCCAGGGACGGCTATCGGCAATGTACAAATGTTTGCGACCACGGGTACGAGTACCGGCCCAGGTTCCATAACGGGAACCATAACCAGCGCAAATTCAGTTCCGGCAGGGACCATCGCTGACCTCACCATCTCGGCCCTGCAACAAGTCACCACTGCGGGCGGACCGCTGACGGTGACCATCCCCCTCGCTCAGCAGTCTTCCGCCACTGCCACAGCTACAACCCAAGCAGGCGCAACGTGCGCAACGAAAACGGATTGTGCCTCGTACACGTTGTCGGTGCCCGGTGTGAACCCATCGCTAGCAGCATTCAGTTCGAGTGGGACGAACTACACCGCAGGAGCCTCCGGGGCTGCAAGCTATACGGTCGAAGCACAGGCGTTCGTTCCCCAGTCAGGCGGAACGCAGGATTGCACGCCGCCTGTGCAGATGACTGCAGTCGTCTCCGTCACACCTGGCCAACCAGTACAGGCGGCTACTGTGACCTTCACCGGCTGCCAGTAG